From one Halarsenatibacter silvermanii genomic stretch:
- a CDS encoding ABC transporter ATP-binding protein codes for MERAVEINNLHKKFGDIEAVKGIDFSVQKGEIFGFLGPNGAGKTTTARMITGVLKPDRGRIELAGYDLEENFVEARLRIGVVPEAANAYHELTARENIKFMARMYGLSGEDIEEKTKKLLKKLGLADRMNDKVKEYSKGMTQRVILGMALINNPEILFLDEPTRGLDVQSTRIMHEIIQDLNQKGSTIFLTTHNIQEANQLCHRVAVINKGRIAAIDTPENLKNTFKELQTVELCLEDGDYPLPSELEYISKSAKEGNKMKYYTDNPDRAVKELISRIGDKKIAGLNILEPDLEDVFVELTGGELNNENQQI; via the coding sequence ATGGAACGTGCTGTAGAAATTAATAACCTGCATAAAAAGTTTGGCGATATCGAAGCTGTAAAAGGGATAGATTTCTCAGTTCAGAAAGGAGAGATATTCGGTTTTTTAGGACCAAATGGAGCTGGCAAGACGACCACGGCCAGAATGATCACCGGTGTTTTAAAACCTGACCGGGGGCGAATAGAGCTGGCTGGATATGATCTTGAAGAAAATTTTGTGGAGGCCAGATTGAGAATCGGCGTGGTGCCGGAAGCTGCCAATGCCTATCATGAACTGACAGCCCGGGAGAATATCAAATTCATGGCCAGAATGTACGGTTTAAGCGGTGAAGATATAGAGGAGAAGACAAAAAAATTGTTGAAAAAACTGGGCCTGGCAGACAGGATGAACGATAAAGTCAAAGAATACTCTAAAGGCATGACTCAGAGGGTTATACTGGGAATGGCGTTGATCAATAATCCTGAAATTCTTTTTCTGGACGAACCCACCCGGGGCCTTGATGTGCAGAGCACGAGAATCATGCATGAAATTATACAGGATTTAAATCAAAAAGGCAGCACTATTTTTCTTACCACTCACAATATCCAGGAAGCCAATCAGCTGTGCCACCGGGTAGCAGTAATAAATAAAGGGCGGATTGCCGCCATAGATACTCCCGAAAATTTGAAGAATACTTTCAAAGAACTGCAGACAGTAGAGCTCTGTCTTGAAGATGGAGATTATCCGCTGCCGTCGGAGCTTGAATATATTTCTAAATCAGCAAAAGAGGGCAATAAAATGAAGTATTATACAGATAACCCTGACAGGGCTGTTAAAGAGCTGATCAGTAGAATAGGTGATAAAAAAATAGCTGGCTTAAATATCTTAGAACCTGATCTGGAGGATGTTTTTGTGGAATTGACCGGAGGTGAATTAAACAATGAGAATCAGCAGATTTAA